One region of Xylanimonas ulmi genomic DNA includes:
- a CDS encoding ABC transporter ATP-binding protein, whose protein sequence is MTSLDIESLSKSYAGRVALDGATFTVAAGEIFGFVGSNGAGKTTAMRIVLGVLSADAGQVRWGGRPITLDDRRRIGYMPEERGLYPRMRVRDQLEYLARLHGLTAPAAKASAQRWAETLGVAERLGDEVQKLSLGNQQRVQLAAALVHDPDLLVLDEPFSGLDPVAVDVMSGVLRERADAGVPVIFSSHQLDLVERLCDRVGIIKTGRMVATGSIDELRTTDRPRWVVDGPPDALWVAQAPGARVLARDGARTVVETPAGDGQEVLRAALAAGPVREFAPARPSLTDLFRHVVASEEAA, encoded by the coding sequence GTGACCTCCCTCGACATCGAGAGCCTCAGCAAGTCCTACGCCGGCCGGGTCGCGCTCGACGGAGCGACCTTCACCGTCGCGGCGGGCGAGATCTTCGGCTTCGTCGGCTCCAACGGCGCCGGCAAGACGACGGCGATGCGCATCGTGCTGGGCGTGCTGTCCGCGGACGCGGGGCAGGTGCGCTGGGGCGGACGCCCGATCACGCTCGACGACCGCCGCCGCATCGGGTACATGCCCGAGGAGCGCGGCCTGTACCCGCGTATGCGTGTGCGCGACCAGCTCGAATACCTCGCCCGCCTGCACGGGCTCACGGCCCCGGCCGCAAAAGCCTCGGCGCAGCGGTGGGCCGAGACGCTCGGGGTCGCCGAGCGGCTGGGCGACGAGGTCCAGAAGCTCTCGCTCGGCAACCAGCAGCGCGTCCAGCTCGCCGCCGCGCTGGTGCACGACCCCGACCTGCTGGTGCTCGACGAGCCGTTCTCGGGCCTCGACCCCGTCGCCGTCGACGTCATGAGCGGCGTGCTGCGCGAGCGGGCCGACGCCGGGGTGCCGGTCATCTTCTCCTCCCACCAGCTCGACCTGGTCGAGCGGCTGTGCGACCGCGTGGGCATCATCAAGACGGGCCGCATGGTCGCCACCGGCTCGATCGACGAGCTGCGCACCACCGACCGGCCGCGCTGGGTGGTCGACGGGCCGCCCGACGCCCTGTGGGTGGCGCAGGCGCCCGGCGCCCGTGTGCTGGCGCGCGACGGCGCGCGCACCGTCGTCGAGACGCCCGCAGGTGACGGCCAGGAGGTGCTGCGCGCGGCGCTCGCGGCCGGGCCCGTGCGCGAGTTCGCCCCGGCCCGACCGTCGCTGACCGACCTGTTCCGCCACGTCGTCGCGTCCGAGGAGGCCGCCTGA